The sequence below is a genomic window from Phalacrocorax aristotelis unplaced genomic scaffold, bGulAri2.1 scaffold_135, whole genome shotgun sequence.
ggaGGCCGAGGCGGGCGGCCGCGGGCGTGGGGGGCGGAAGCGCAAGGAGACGGTCGTGCGGCAGCGGGCGGCCACCGGCGAGCACCCCAACATCTGCGTGGAGTGCGGCAAGAGCTTTGCGCAGAGCGCGGCGCTGCTGGCCCACCAGCGAAGCCATGGCGGGGAGAAGCCCTTTGCCTGCCTCGACTGCGGCAAGAGCTTCGGCCTCAGCGACAATCAGATTCGGGAGCGGTGCGCCCACGCCGGCGGGAGCCCACAGAGCTGCCGGGACTGCGGGAAGGAGGTGGACGGCGACACCAAcgaccccagcccagccccgcaaCCCCCTGGCCAGAGTCCCGACGAGTGCCGCGACTGCGGGGAGGGCTTCGGCCGGAGCTCAGACCTGGCGAagcaccagcagctgcacaCCAGCGAGCGGCCCTACGCCTGCACCGACTGCGGGAAGAGTTTCCGACGGAGCTCGGACCTCGTCATCCACCAGCGCGTCCACACTGGCGAGCGGCCCTATACCTGCTCCAAGTGCGGGAAGAGGTTCAGCCGGAGCTCAGACCTCGTCATCCACCAGCGCATCCACACCGGCGAGCGGCCCTACAAGTGCCCCCAGTGCGGGAAGACCTTCAAGAGCAGCTCCAACCTCAACATGCACAAGCGGACCCACCTGGGCGAGCGGCCCTACAAGTGCGCTGACTGCGGCAAGAGCTTCAGCTACAGCTCATCCTTCCTCAAGCACCAGCGCATCCACACCGGGGAGAAGCCCTACGAGTGCCCCCACTGCGGGAAGAGCTTCTGCGAGA
It includes:
- the LOC142051339 gene encoding uncharacterized protein LOC142051339, with the protein product MGPRAGRGAAAGGRGGAGAGVFPSPPPPSSEQPPGVELPGSAPPPPPPLSARHRRGRGSARTAAGAGAGRGTGREPRPPARAAPAGGDGPGTPPARGAPAMSPKRCRGSAAPQPERGRSPRGPGRAEGQPAPAAGGEAEAGGRGRGGRKRKETVVRQRAATGEHPNICVECGKSFAQSAALLAHQRSHGGEKPFACLDCGKSFGLSDNQIRERCAHAGGSPQSCRDCGKEVDGDTNDPSPAPQPPGQSPDECRDCGEGFGRSSDLAKHQQLHTSERPYACTDCGKSFRRSSDLVIHQRVHTGERPYTCSKCGKRFSRSSDLVIHQRIHTGERPYKCPQCGKTFKSSSNLNMHKRTHLGERPYKCADCGKSFSYSSSFLKHQRIHTGEKPYECPHCGKSFCESSALIRHQRTHTGETPYQCPHCTKSFKQTSALITHVRTHTGE